Proteins encoded together in one Thermococcus gammatolerans EJ3 window:
- a CDS encoding VIT1/CCC1 transporter family protein translates to MEEIELARKFYADEYQDSVLYSSLAKSEKDERLRNEFLRLSNIEAKHAKFWHDFLKRRNAEIPRVRVGHLRIASVRLLRKLLGPGAVASLLEMGENSAIEKYYRFLTSFDLSEEERIKLSRVILDELEHEHFFAETKRRFHAENVRDLVLGMNDGLVELLGAVTGLSAVYVNSPRVVGISGLIVGVAGALSMAIGAFISVRSQRQVNESVRRRMEVLFKVSPERARDELFEKLTEVGIPEEVAREVAERLSSNHDAIMKLLVGESGGENEVRSAVYTGVAYLLGVLFPVLPYFIAPSSLVALPISIGLAGAALAVVATLIALLSGISLKTKIAEMVSTGLGAAFLSYLFGRLMENLFHVSTL, encoded by the coding sequence ATGGAGGAGATCGAGCTCGCGAGGAAGTTTTACGCCGATGAGTATCAGGACTCGGTTCTCTACTCAAGCCTCGCGAAGAGTGAGAAGGACGAGAGGTTGAGGAACGAGTTCCTCAGGCTTTCGAACATAGAGGCAAAGCACGCCAAGTTCTGGCACGATTTTTTGAAGAGAAGAAACGCAGAAATTCCCAGGGTTAGGGTGGGACACCTCCGAATCGCATCGGTCAGACTGCTCAGAAAGCTGCTCGGCCCAGGAGCGGTGGCATCTCTACTCGAAATGGGAGAGAACTCGGCAATAGAAAAGTACTACCGCTTTCTCACAAGCTTCGATTTAAGCGAGGAAGAGAGGATCAAGCTGTCCAGAGTTATCCTCGACGAGCTAGAGCACGAGCACTTCTTTGCCGAAACCAAAAGGCGGTTCCATGCAGAAAACGTCAGGGATCTAGTACTTGGAATGAACGACGGTCTGGTTGAGCTCCTCGGGGCGGTTACCGGGCTTTCAGCAGTCTACGTGAATTCACCGAGGGTGGTCGGGATAAGCGGCCTCATAGTCGGAGTTGCGGGGGCCCTCTCAATGGCGATAGGGGCCTTCATTTCGGTAAGATCCCAGAGGCAGGTAAACGAGAGTGTGAGGCGGAGAATGGAGGTTCTCTTCAAAGTGTCCCCGGAGCGGGCGAGGGATGAGCTCTTCGAAAAGTTAACCGAAGTTGGAATACCCGAGGAGGTCGCGAGGGAAGTTGCAGAGAGGCTCTCCTCCAACCACGACGCAATCATGAAGCTGCTCGTTGGAGAGAGCGGAGGAGAAAACGAGGTTCGGTCTGCCGTCTACACGGGAGTGGCCTACCTGTTAGGCGTCCTCTTTCCCGTGTTGCCTTACTTCATAGCACCTTCTTCCCTCGTTGCCCTTCCAATCTCAATAGGGCTCGCTGGGGCCGCGCTGGCGGTGGTTGCAACCCTCATAGCTCTCCTCTCGGGCATCTCACTGAAGACAAAAATAGCGGAGATGGTCTCAACTGGATTGGGAGCGGCCTTCCTGAGCTACCTCTTTGGAAGGCTCATGGAGAACCTGTTCCACGTTTCGACCCTTTGA
- the rbcL gene encoding type III ribulose-bisphosphate carboxylase codes for MVEKFDKIYDYYVDKDYEPNKKRDIIAVFRVTPAEGYTIEQAAGAVAAESSTGTWTTLYPWYEQERWADLSAKAYDFIDMGDGSWIVKIAYPFHAFEEWNLPGLLASIAGNVFGMKRVKGLRLEDLYFPEIVLRNFSGPAFGIEGVRKMLEIYDRPLYGVVPKPKVGYSPEEFEKLAYELLSNGADYIKDDENLTSPWYNRFDERAEIVTRVIDKVENETGEKKTWFANITADIREMERRLEVLADLGLKHAMVDVVITGWGALEYIRDLAADYGLAIHGHRAMHAAFTRNKYHGISMFVLAKLYRIIGIDQLHVGTAGAGKLEGGKWDVIQNARILREETYKPDENDVFHLEQKFYGMKAAFPTSSGGLHPGNIEPVIEALGKDIVLQLGGGTLGHPDGPGAGARAVRQAIDAIMQGIPLDEYAKTHKELARALEKWGHVTPV; via the coding sequence ATGGTTGAGAAGTTCGACAAGATATACGACTACTACGTGGACAAGGACTACGAGCCAAACAAGAAGAGGGACATCATAGCGGTTTTCCGCGTTACCCCCGCCGAGGGCTACACCATCGAGCAGGCCGCCGGTGCCGTCGCCGCTGAGAGCTCGACCGGAACGTGGACAACCCTTTACCCCTGGTACGAGCAGGAGCGCTGGGCCGACCTTTCCGCTAAGGCCTACGACTTCATAGACATGGGAGACGGGAGCTGGATTGTCAAGATTGCCTATCCGTTCCACGCCTTCGAGGAGTGGAACTTGCCCGGCCTTCTCGCGAGCATAGCCGGGAACGTCTTCGGAATGAAGCGCGTTAAGGGCCTCCGCCTCGAGGACCTCTACTTCCCCGAGATAGTCCTCAGGAACTTCAGCGGGCCCGCCTTCGGTATCGAGGGCGTCAGAAAGATGCTCGAAATCTATGACAGACCGCTCTACGGCGTCGTCCCTAAGCCAAAGGTAGGCTACTCACCGGAGGAGTTTGAGAAGCTCGCCTACGAGCTCCTCTCCAACGGTGCAGACTACATAAAGGACGACGAGAACCTCACGAGCCCCTGGTACAACCGCTTCGATGAGAGAGCAGAGATAGTAACGAGGGTTATTGACAAAGTCGAGAACGAGACCGGCGAGAAGAAGACATGGTTCGCCAACATCACCGCCGACATCCGCGAGATGGAGAGAAGGCTTGAGGTCCTGGCAGACCTTGGGCTCAAGCACGCGATGGTTGACGTCGTTATAACCGGCTGGGGAGCGCTTGAGTACATCCGCGATTTGGCGGCCGACTACGGATTGGCCATTCACGGCCACAGGGCGATGCACGCGGCCTTCACGAGGAACAAGTACCACGGCATCTCGATGTTCGTCTTGGCCAAGCTCTACAGGATTATAGGAATTGACCAGCTCCACGTCGGAACCGCCGGCGCTGGAAAGCTCGAGGGCGGTAAGTGGGACGTCATCCAGAACGCGAGGATTCTCAGGGAGGAAACCTATAAGCCGGACGAGAACGACGTCTTCCACCTTGAGCAGAAGTTCTACGGCATGAAAGCAGCCTTCCCGACCAGCTCAGGTGGCCTTCACCCGGGCAACATCGAGCCCGTCATAGAGGCCCTCGGAAAGGACATCGTTTTACAGCTCGGCGGCGGAACCCTCGGCCACCCGGACGGGCCTGGGGCTGGAGCGAGGGCAGTGAGGCAGGCGATTGACGCGATAATGCAGGGAATCCCGCTCGACGAGTACGCAAAAACACACAAGGAGCTCGCCAGGGCTCTGGAGAAGTGGGGCCACGTTACCCCGGTCTGA
- a CDS encoding alpha-amylase family glycosyl hydrolase, whose amino-acid sequence MGKNVVLALIFLLIGGVFAAGCLGGGSNGASTTSGFSQTTSSTTTTVSSCSTSTTYSTTTSTISTTTQTSQTTTSPTATPSPGPGYKVIYLTTSSGSCPSGKIPVEFVYNPGNKTVKRVSLRGTFNDWSQWLMHKKPDGRWVLRICLAPGTYEYKFYVDGHWIKDMSKADPTADKYVDDGYGGKNAVKIVGGASSLVIEHDPLDPAYLSIADTRTVVRFEVNPGLVDSAVLVTTIGNFTMEKQVWWDSGEVWRAELPVGSFDYHFVLNVNGTEFIVFNSSESPELHFDGVNRFPQIEWVSSAIGYQIFPDRFFNGNHSNDALALDHDELVYNELTNEKPILSNWSDPITPLHCCHQYFGGDIAGITEKLDYLSSLGVRLIYLNPIFLSGSVHGYDTYDYYRVDPKFGTETELKLFLSEAHKRGIKVIFDFVPDHSGIGADQFLDVWKNGRESQYWNWYFIKRWPFKLGDGSAYEGWWGLGSLPKLNTTNPEVREYLIGSALKWLDFGFDGIRVDTPADLVNADEFFREFRERVKEKHPNAYLVGEIWTLSPEWVKGDKFDSLMNYALGRDILLPYARGTLSGKTALNLLGKYYASYGENVVAMGFNLVDSHDTSRVLTDLGGGKLGDKPKPEAVKRLKLLSALLYTLPGMPVTFQGDECGFLGDKNHYDEQRYPLQWSECNVSLVEHYRSLGKLRESIPALSSSKISFYMAKDGVIAFFRGHRNEILVVANNRDSPTSIPLPSGTWKEAWPGNGSYQNSLEVPPVSLIVLRRG is encoded by the coding sequence GTGGGTAAGAATGTTGTCCTCGCACTCATCTTTCTCCTGATAGGGGGAGTTTTCGCGGCTGGATGCCTCGGCGGCGGTTCAAATGGGGCTTCAACGACGTCCGGCTTTTCCCAAACTACATCGAGTACAACGACCACAGTGTCCTCCTGCTCTACCTCAACGACTTATTCCACAACCACTTCCACGATATCCACGACGACTCAAACGAGCCAAACAACCACCTCACCTACAGCAACCCCTTCACCGGGGCCCGGCTACAAGGTGATTTACCTTACGACGTCCTCCGGTTCCTGTCCGTCCGGAAAGATTCCGGTGGAGTTTGTTTACAACCCCGGAAACAAGACCGTGAAGCGCGTAAGCCTCAGGGGAACGTTCAACGACTGGAGCCAGTGGCTTATGCACAAAAAGCCCGATGGAAGATGGGTTCTCAGGATATGCCTCGCCCCCGGAACCTATGAGTACAAGTTCTACGTCGATGGCCACTGGATAAAGGATATGTCCAAGGCAGATCCAACGGCAGATAAATACGTCGATGACGGTTATGGCGGGAAGAACGCCGTTAAAATAGTGGGAGGGGCCTCCTCCCTCGTGATTGAGCATGATCCCCTTGATCCGGCCTACCTTTCCATAGCGGACACCAGGACGGTGGTGCGCTTCGAGGTCAATCCGGGACTGGTTGATTCGGCGGTTCTTGTTACCACGATCGGGAACTTCACGATGGAGAAGCAGGTCTGGTGGGATTCCGGTGAAGTGTGGCGTGCCGAGCTCCCTGTGGGGTCTTTTGACTACCACTTTGTCCTCAACGTAAACGGTACAGAGTTCATAGTTTTCAACAGCTCAGAGAGCCCCGAGCTCCATTTCGACGGCGTTAACCGGTTCCCCCAGATCGAGTGGGTCAGCAGTGCAATTGGTTACCAGATCTTCCCTGACAGGTTCTTCAATGGAAACCACAGCAACGATGCACTTGCCCTCGATCACGACGAGCTGGTCTATAATGAGCTGACGAACGAGAAGCCGATCCTCTCAAACTGGAGCGATCCAATAACACCGCTCCACTGCTGCCACCAGTACTTTGGGGGGGACATAGCGGGCATAACTGAGAAACTCGACTACCTCAGCTCCCTCGGCGTCAGGCTCATCTACCTGAACCCAATCTTCCTTTCGGGCAGCGTTCACGGATACGACACGTACGACTACTACCGCGTTGATCCGAAGTTCGGAACCGAGACGGAGCTCAAGCTTTTCCTCAGCGAGGCTCACAAGAGGGGAATAAAGGTGATCTTTGACTTCGTCCCCGATCACAGTGGAATCGGGGCCGACCAGTTCCTTGACGTGTGGAAGAACGGAAGGGAAAGCCAGTACTGGAACTGGTACTTCATAAAGCGGTGGCCATTTAAGCTCGGCGATGGGAGCGCCTATGAGGGCTGGTGGGGCCTGGGGAGCCTTCCAAAGCTCAACACGACGAACCCGGAGGTAAGGGAGTACCTCATAGGTTCCGCGCTGAAGTGGCTCGACTTTGGCTTCGACGGGATAAGGGTTGATACCCCTGCGGACCTCGTGAACGCTGACGAGTTCTTCCGTGAGTTCAGGGAGAGGGTCAAGGAGAAACATCCCAACGCCTACCTCGTCGGTGAGATCTGGACGCTTTCACCGGAGTGGGTCAAAGGAGACAAGTTCGACTCCCTCATGAACTACGCCCTCGGAAGGGACATCCTCCTGCCCTACGCCCGGGGAACCCTAAGTGGAAAAACCGCCCTCAACCTTCTCGGAAAGTACTACGCCTCCTACGGTGAGAACGTCGTTGCTATGGGCTTCAACCTCGTCGATTCCCACGATACCTCGAGAGTCCTCACGGACCTCGGCGGCGGTAAACTGGGGGATAAGCCGAAACCAGAGGCAGTTAAGCGGCTCAAGCTCCTGTCGGCGCTCCTCTATACTCTGCCCGGCATGCCCGTTACATTCCAGGGTGACGAGTGCGGCTTCCTCGGGGACAAGAACCACTACGACGAGCAGCGCTATCCGCTCCAGTGGAGTGAGTGTAATGTAAGCCTCGTTGAGCACTACCGGAGCCTTGGAAAGCTGAGGGAGAGCATCCCCGCGCTGAGCAGTAGCAAGATCAGCTTTTATATGGCGAAAGATGGTGTAATCGCCTTTTTCCGCGGGCACAGAAACGAGATCCTCGTAGTTGCTAACAACAGGGATTCACCTACTTCCATCCCCCTTCCCTCTGGAACGTGGAAGGAGGCATGGCCCGGAAACGGGAGTTATCAGAACAGCCTTGAGGTTCCGCCCGTGAGCCTGATCGTTCTCCGGCGTGGCTGA
- a CDS encoding pyruvate/oxaloacetate carboxyltransferase, whose protein sequence is MAKVDIIDTTFRDAHQSLIATRLTTDDMLKIAETMDRIGFYSMEVWGGATFDVCIRYLKEDPWERLRLLREHIRKTKLQMLLRGQNVVGYKHYPDDVVEKFVELAHKNGIDIFRIFDALNDVRNMEVAIRKAKEVGAEVQGAIAYTTGKVFTLEYYMKKVEELLKLDVDVITIKDMAGLLTPWKIYELVSEIKETYGIPVNVHTHSTTGMAVAVYLKGVEAGADYIDTAISPLAFGTAQPGIQTIWHALPEAVGSHLDRELIHRVSRYLKKLLEEKYWGLLHKETLIVNPYVLKYQVPGGMFSNLIAQLKEMNALDRLDEVLEEIPRVREDLGWPPLVTPTSQIVGTQAVLNVLFGRYKQITQQVKDYIRGLYGRPPAEINPELKRLVLGDEEPIKERPGSLLKPQLEECRRKLEELGYLHKEEDVLTYCLFPEVALEFFRARAEGRVKVELPKTASKVKVYVNGVEFEVGIEGVDLSALKYLSRVQGITPAQTGSPEPVQVSAPAPAPVSVPAPASTPAPASASPNTVTAPMPGKILRVLVKEGQEVKAGQGLLVLEAMKMENEIPAPKDGVVKKIYVKEGDAVNTGDPLIELG, encoded by the coding sequence ATGGCAAAGGTTGACATAATTGACACAACCTTTAGGGACGCTCACCAGTCACTCATAGCAACCAGACTAACGACTGATGACATGCTAAAGATAGCGGAAACGATGGACAGAATCGGCTTCTACTCGATGGAGGTCTGGGGAGGGGCGACCTTCGACGTCTGCATACGCTACCTTAAGGAAGACCCCTGGGAGAGGCTTCGCCTCCTCAGGGAGCACATAAGGAAGACGAAGCTCCAGATGTTGCTGAGGGGCCAGAACGTGGTCGGCTATAAGCACTATCCCGACGATGTTGTAGAGAAGTTCGTCGAGCTGGCCCACAAGAACGGAATAGACATATTCAGGATTTTCGACGCCCTCAACGACGTCCGCAACATGGAGGTCGCGATAAGGAAGGCCAAGGAAGTCGGAGCTGAAGTACAGGGGGCGATAGCATACACAACCGGCAAAGTCTTCACGCTGGAGTACTACATGAAGAAGGTCGAGGAGCTCCTAAAGCTTGACGTCGACGTCATAACGATTAAGGACATGGCCGGCCTGCTTACCCCCTGGAAGATCTACGAGCTGGTCAGCGAGATAAAGGAAACCTACGGCATCCCCGTTAACGTCCACACCCACTCGACGACCGGAATGGCGGTGGCCGTCTATCTGAAGGGTGTTGAGGCGGGTGCCGATTACATAGACACTGCGATAAGCCCGCTCGCCTTCGGAACGGCCCAGCCTGGAATCCAGACGATATGGCACGCCCTTCCCGAAGCGGTCGGGAGCCACCTCGACAGGGAGCTGATCCACAGGGTCTCCCGCTACCTGAAGAAACTGCTCGAGGAGAAGTACTGGGGACTGCTCCACAAGGAAACGCTCATTGTGAACCCCTACGTCCTCAAGTACCAGGTTCCCGGCGGGATGTTCTCTAACCTCATCGCCCAGCTCAAGGAGATGAACGCCCTCGACAGACTCGATGAGGTCCTCGAGGAGATTCCCCGCGTTAGAGAAGACCTCGGCTGGCCCCCGCTCGTGACGCCGACGAGCCAGATAGTTGGAACTCAGGCGGTTCTCAACGTTCTCTTCGGGCGGTACAAGCAGATAACGCAACAGGTTAAAGACTACATCAGGGGCCTCTACGGAAGGCCTCCAGCGGAGATAAACCCCGAGCTCAAAAGGCTCGTCCTCGGCGACGAGGAGCCGATAAAGGAGAGGCCGGGGAGCCTGCTCAAGCCCCAGCTTGAGGAGTGCAGGAGAAAGCTCGAGGAGCTCGGCTACCTCCACAAGGAGGAGGACGTTCTAACCTACTGCCTCTTCCCGGAGGTTGCCCTCGAGTTCTTCAGGGCGAGGGCTGAGGGGAGGGTGAAGGTCGAGCTTCCAAAGACGGCATCAAAGGTCAAGGTTTACGTCAACGGCGTCGAGTTCGAGGTCGGAATTGAGGGTGTTGATTTGAGCGCTCTCAAGTACCTGTCGAGGGTCCAGGGAATTACCCCCGCTCAGACTGGTTCCCCTGAGCCTGTGCAGGTTTCGGCTCCTGCTCCAGCTCCTGTGTCAGTTCCTGCTCCTGCCTCTACTCCAGCTCCTGCGAGTGCTTCGCCCAACACCGTTACCGCCCCAATGCCGGGTAAGATTCTTAGAGTCCTCGTGAAGGAGGGGCAGGAGGTTAAGGCTGGTCAGGGTTTGCTTGTGCTTGAGGCTATGAAGATGGAGAACGAAATTCCCGCTCCGAAAGACGGTGTTGTGAAGAAAATCTACGTGAAGGAAGGCGACGCCGTAAACACCGGCGACCCACTGATCGAGCTCGGGTGA
- the fba gene encoding class I fructose-bisphosphate aldolase — MDAYQNVGIKRRMKRFFRRDGRALIFAMDHGFEHGPTDFEPVWEHVNPRAIIRKVVRAGIDGVMMLPGIARIAGDEVKPNVGLMIKLTSKTNLRPKEDQLLQSQLGYVEDAIKLGADAIAATVYWGSPQEDVMMRQFAEIASYAHDLGFPVVQFAYPRGPYINEKYGKKEDYRVVMYGARAAAESGADMIKTYWTGSRETFAKVVEAAAGVPVLLSGGAKTENPVDFLKVVWEVIEAGGSGAVVGRNIFQRENPEPFIKALLRVVHRNEDPEEAAKAEGLL, encoded by the coding sequence ATGGACGCGTACCAGAACGTGGGCATAAAGAGGAGGATGAAGCGCTTTTTCAGGAGGGACGGGAGGGCGTTGATCTTCGCGATGGATCACGGCTTCGAGCACGGGCCTACCGACTTCGAGCCCGTCTGGGAGCACGTTAACCCGAGGGCCATCATTAGAAAGGTCGTCCGTGCAGGGATAGACGGCGTGATGATGCTCCCCGGAATCGCGAGGATTGCAGGCGATGAGGTGAAACCAAACGTCGGCCTCATGATAAAGCTGACCAGCAAGACAAACCTCCGTCCGAAGGAAGACCAGCTTCTCCAGAGCCAGCTGGGCTACGTTGAAGACGCCATAAAGCTCGGGGCCGATGCGATAGCGGCGACCGTCTACTGGGGTTCGCCTCAGGAAGATGTAATGATGCGCCAGTTCGCGGAGATAGCGAGCTACGCCCACGACCTCGGCTTCCCGGTTGTGCAGTTCGCCTATCCGCGCGGACCGTACATAAACGAGAAGTACGGCAAGAAAGAGGACTACCGCGTCGTCATGTACGGGGCGAGAGCTGCGGCAGAGAGTGGCGCGGACATGATAAAGACCTACTGGACTGGCTCAAGGGAGACCTTCGCAAAGGTCGTTGAGGCTGCTGCAGGAGTTCCCGTCCTACTGAGTGGTGGAGCGAAGACCGAGAATCCAGTTGACTTCCTGAAGGTTGTGTGGGAAGTCATAGAGGCCGGCGGCTCTGGAGCGGTCGTCGGGAGGAACATCTTCCAGCGTGAGAACCCGGAGCCCTTCATAAAGGCCCTTCTTCGCGTTGTCCACAGGAACGAGGACCCGGAGGAGGCAGCTAAGGCAGAGGGCCTGCTCTGA
- a CDS encoding biotin--[acetyl-CoA-carboxylase] ligase — protein sequence MEWNIITLDEVDSTNEYARRIAPTAPEGTVVVAKRQTAGRGRKGRRWASPEGGLWMTVILKPKSGPEHVTKLVFVGALAVLDTLHEYGIRGELKWPNDVLVDGKKIAGILSECRLNHFALLGIGLNVNNEIPDELRESAVSMKEVLGRAIDLEEVLNRVLRNLSRWYGLFRNGRHGEILKAVKGSSAVLGKRVRIIEDGEIIAEGIAVDIDNSGALILKGEENTVRVLYGDVSLRFS from the coding sequence ATGGAGTGGAACATCATAACGCTCGATGAAGTCGACTCGACCAATGAGTACGCCAGGAGGATAGCCCCAACGGCCCCCGAAGGGACTGTGGTGGTAGCGAAGAGACAGACGGCCGGACGTGGGAGGAAGGGAAGGAGATGGGCCTCCCCTGAGGGAGGTCTCTGGATGACGGTCATCCTAAAGCCAAAATCGGGTCCGGAGCACGTTACAAAACTGGTCTTCGTTGGAGCCCTGGCGGTTCTCGACACCCTCCACGAGTACGGGATCAGAGGGGAGTTAAAGTGGCCAAACGACGTTCTCGTTGATGGAAAGAAGATAGCAGGTATCCTTAGCGAGTGCAGGCTCAACCATTTTGCCCTGCTCGGAATAGGGTTGAACGTCAACAACGAGATCCCCGATGAACTGAGGGAGAGCGCGGTTTCGATGAAGGAAGTCCTGGGAAGGGCGATCGATCTGGAAGAAGTGCTGAACAGAGTGCTGCGGAACCTCTCCCGCTGGTATGGGCTGTTCAGAAACGGGAGGCACGGGGAGATACTGAAAGCCGTGAAGGGCAGCAGTGCAGTACTGGGAAAGAGGGTCAGGATAATCGAAGACGGAGAAATCATCGCCGAGGGTATCGCGGTGGACATAGACAACTCGGGAGCCCTAATCCTCAAGGGTGAAGAGAATACGGTTAGGGTTCTCTACGGTGACGTGTCCCTGCGCTTCAGTTAG
- a CDS encoding dicarboxylate/amino acid:cation symporter has protein sequence MGLLRKYLDYPVLWKILYGLILGAVFGLIAGHFGWTSFVATYIKPFGDLFVRLLKMLVMPIILASLVVGAASISPARLGRVGLKIIVYYLATSAMAVLFGLIVGRLFNVGANVHLGSGTGKAIEAKSPSLVQTLLNIVPTNPFASLSNGAVLQTIFFAIVLGIAITYLMNRQGERVRKSAETLLRVFDGLAEAMYLIVGGVMQYAPIGVFALIAYVMAKEGLKVVGPLAKVVFAVYLGLSLQIVITYFILLKVFGIDPIMFIKKAKDAMLTAFVTRSSSGTLPVTMRVADEEMGVDRGIYSFTLPLGATINMDGTALYQGVTVLFVANAIGHPLTLSQQLIVVLTAVLASIGTAGVPGAGAIMLAMVLQSVGLDLTAGSPVALAYAMILGIDAILDMGRTMVNVTGDLAGTTIVAKTEGELDGSKW, from the coding sequence GTGGGGCTACTGAGGAAGTACCTCGACTATCCGGTGCTCTGGAAGATACTCTACGGCTTGATTTTGGGTGCGGTCTTCGGACTGATAGCGGGCCACTTCGGCTGGACGAGCTTTGTAGCAACGTACATCAAGCCATTCGGCGACCTGTTCGTCAGACTGCTGAAGATGCTCGTGATGCCGATTATACTCGCATCGCTTGTCGTTGGTGCGGCGAGCATAAGTCCAGCCCGCCTCGGTCGCGTTGGCCTTAAGATAATCGTATATTACCTCGCTACCTCCGCTATGGCGGTGCTCTTCGGCCTCATAGTTGGAAGGCTCTTCAACGTCGGAGCAAACGTCCACCTCGGCTCGGGAACGGGCAAGGCGATTGAAGCTAAAAGCCCCTCCCTCGTCCAGACGCTCCTCAACATAGTGCCGACGAACCCGTTCGCCTCCCTCTCAAACGGTGCGGTCCTCCAAACGATATTCTTCGCCATAGTCCTTGGAATAGCGATAACCTACCTCATGAACAGGCAGGGGGAGCGCGTTAGAAAGTCGGCGGAAACCCTGCTGAGGGTCTTCGACGGCCTGGCCGAGGCGATGTACCTAATCGTCGGCGGTGTCATGCAGTACGCGCCGATAGGTGTCTTCGCGCTGATAGCCTACGTCATGGCCAAGGAAGGGTTGAAGGTCGTCGGCCCTCTTGCAAAGGTCGTATTCGCGGTTTACCTCGGTCTCTCCCTGCAGATTGTCATAACATACTTCATCCTGCTCAAGGTCTTCGGAATTGACCCAATTATGTTCATCAAGAAGGCGAAGGACGCCATGCTTACCGCTTTCGTCACGAGGAGCTCGAGCGGAACCCTGCCAGTGACCATGCGCGTAGCAGACGAGGAGATGGGAGTTGACAGGGGAATTTACTCCTTCACCCTACCCCTCGGGGCGACGATAAACATGGACGGAACTGCCCTCTACCAGGGCGTAACCGTGCTCTTCGTTGCCAACGCCATCGGTCACCCGCTCACGCTGAGCCAGCAGTTGATAGTCGTCCTCACCGCCGTGCTGGCTTCGATAGGAACGGCAGGAGTTCCAGGGGCGGGCGCGATAATGCTCGCGATGGTTCTTCAGAGCGTTGGCCTCGACCTCACCGCGGGAAGTCCGGTTGCCCTAGCCTATGCGATGATTCTCGGCATTGACGCGATACTCGATATGGGCAGGACGATGGTCAACGTTACTGGAGACCTCGCGGGGACTACCATAGTTGCCAAGACCGAGGGAGAGCTCGACGGGAGCAAGTGGTAG